tgtagtactaaccacatactccggtaagcctttactcggctattctattatgagaatggctactcgtgcactaggagtggagagatggcaggaatagcgtgtacccacgtggcaatgggctggattggtagagtactgtattctcgggtggcgcggaccctattcttgttttagaggatctgagtgcaggttggtatatgtaggtcagggacatgcatatgtcgtgtggtctagaattcccagctgggtttaatcggttcgaatcattgttgctcctcggttatggagactcaactcactgttcatcatcgtagtattaataactggaacttgagaaaggtttgtgaAAGAGATCggtatgaagttcatgatctcattacggatcatggcagattcatatgtggtacttataaagttttacctttgaattaaagaattttgttaaagagcttttacgcaaaagaacttggattattgttaaagccataccttgaatcccatgagccggcattcctgagttctatcagttttatttcggttaagtcttgttgagtacttttgtactcagggttcattgaccccttgttgcaggtgagcctcatgagtagatctattttggatcatgctacatgacagttgttccttgtgatgacgatgagaagtaaatgtgtggcccttgggcagggcagtttcattgtgtgttttgtattatattataatgccactcctaCTATTTtagttttgtaataaacatcgaacctagttgcgaggtttgaaactactgttttataaattatgttattgtaagacttccgctgtttttactctagtattgatatttgaataaatgttgtaatactgcaatgtactctgtaacgtgatcctgctcggaaatcatggatgattcgaggttccccgaggacacccgacagtctttttaagttaatggaaacatatgcataaatgtcaaaggtcatcggacagtgacaggtgcatgtgggccctataacttaggaggttctgccacaccggactcacctagcgttcggtcactcaacgtctcttctgtgcactgccacgtcaGCAAGACCAGATGCAccccgtcagcgtccggtcacaaagtgacccaacTGTCttatcgaagaccgacgccagcgtcttcaatgcttccactgaccggacgctccggtctagttgagtccagcgtccggtcactctcagtgaaaccctatcttttcgtacagggcgccggtggcaccgtcggactatctgcactctacgggcggacactccaccggtgaagtttcgaacccttgctcaaatgtgccaaccaccaagtgtatcaccttgtgcacctgtgttagcatattttcacaaatgttttcaagggtgttagcactccactagatcctaaatgcatatgcaatgagttagagcatctagtggcactttgataaccgcatttcgatatgagttttacccctcttaatagtacggctattgatcctaaatgtgatcacactcgctaagtgtctcgatcaccaaaacaaaatggctcctaccacttatacctttgccttgagccctttgtttttctctttcttcttttcaagtctgtcacacccaattttaagaacaaaagaggatgtataaaagtcttatgtgcaccccaggaacggtcgcacacataaggggacaaattgtgaattgtaccaacataatgtttattacatagcgaataaatattcaacacataATCTcaaacataaacataataactactaagataactctcttgcggaagctccaacaGGAACGTCAACTGGTAAACATCAAGCCTAATACTCAtcatgataatcttcaatccaatcttgatctgttacccatccgggatttttccaatataaaagataaagcaaggcgtaagtacatgtcgtacttaacaagataactaagggttcatgaggctcaaatagctggcactggtttactgcggttagcatttaagtcatcaagtttagcatttattaacatCAAGATAGCAATAATCCCATGATACAATGATCCAATGTAATTGAGTAATGAATAACAATAGAGTACCATAAATAAACAATTATCATGTTTCAGTTAAGAACTTGTATATTCCCTCAGTTTTCCGGGCCGCCCGTATCCGTgggcatggctgttataacagttttacactctgcggaggttgtacactttcactatgagtcatgttgTTCAAATGTATGGGTTAATTACGTCCAAACACCGAACaccatataaagccacctaagagctcgcctaaccggccagggccatagggtcatcggatataggaacccccttccaaaatataaaaggccgcttccatagctaggctcaacaggacagaggctgtcctatacccaactcgcagacctctaaccagctagaaaatgGTTTCTTAAgcgactagagccagagccatgtagccctcacagctgtacgggttgtcctagcttttgccaaaggataaGTCCTTTTAGTCATCTTTTAATGTATTGCTTATTCCATTAATCAATTCACAAGATCATTGTCATTACTTAGCACTAGCATAAATACTACCCATGCATATATCCCAAGGTTTTCAAGGTAACTGAGTATTCAATCTCTAGGgaatcctaccataggtagcaaggaagacacatgcatatgtattttagtgagcatcatgaataggaaaacaaggaaggtccttagctatacttgccttgatcaaagttctcctgaaagtcttactggtcgtagaagttctcttgatcaccaacgtaaacctcaccgtctgaactcgatcaacaacaccaagcagcaactacaatcatccgagcaatcatacacgaggcaaacaaatagatttaattagaatagtacaccaacagagaCAAACAGTTCtaaaaagtttataaaactattctacacgttgctatgatcacacagacgcaaagatcacgaaaaacggagctataaCGAGGAAGTTATGATTAAAGCAAGTTTtcctattaaagaaatagattaaatctaaactcgaattttaaagttcaaaaacatgATGGAAAATtatatgaacagatagatctTCGAAAAgacgaacctaacacaacttgaatggatcaatttggagttaaaacgaagaagttataagCAATTAAAGGCAGTGCAaaactgtaattaattggaatttcTATTTGAATATGCAAACTAGAAAATACATTTTCAAAACAAGAACACGTATTCCCTGGAATACGCTTTGGACTACGGGTTCTATTATAAAAAACCGCAGGGCCTCTTTAGCAAAAGTGCAGGCGAAGGGGTATCGGGTCTTGTTAGTCGCTAGGATCAAAGATGGATGGCTCAGATCTGATCTGAGGGGGAGAGACGGTGCTGCCGGCCGGAGCGGAGGTAGACCATGGCGGCGGCCATTGCCGACGGCCACCGAGCTCGCCGGCGGAATCGAATcaggccctagaggccatggtttGCCTCGGGACTGACACCAATCGAAAGAGGAGCTTGAGGGGAACTCACGTAGGGCAACGTCTCGGGTCGAGGCGAATCGAGGATGGCGTGCAGCTCGCGGAGGCAGACGGCGGCAATCTGCAAGGTTCGACAGTGATGAGCAAGCGATACTGAGCGAGAAAAAGATGAAGAATAGACGCGGAAGCTTCACGAGATCGTTGCGAAACTCGGTGGCTTGCTTACGACGGTGGTGAAGCGGTGCAGCGGCGGAACCGACGGCGCGGTGGCGGAGAAAGGCAATGGCGGCTAGGGTTGAGGCTTGCTGCGACCTTGAGTGCGTGAGCGAAGGCGGCGGTTCGCTTAGGGTTGCAAAGGGCATCGTGGACGCGGGCTCTTGGACTTTATAGGGGAGACGGGTGGCGCAAACAGCCACACACGAAGAATCGGCGTCCGGTTCGGGATAGAGTCCGGCTCCACGCCGagtcggaggaggaagaagggtgtgGGCCCACGCTATCAGCGACTTCAATGAGGCGGGCTGGCCTTGCCGCTCGCTGGCGGACCGGCCGAGCTGGGCTGGCCATCTCggcccaagaagaagaagggaagaGGGAGCCAGGGCCTGCTGGCGCGCTGGGCTGGAGAGAGGGGAGCAGGCCGAGCGGGCTAGATTCAAACAGAGAGAGagtttccctttttctttttagttttcCAAACTTTTGAATACAATTTCAAATAGATTTGAATTCCTTTTGAATTTTTGGATAAAAGCCAATCATCACAATAAAAagtatgcaccagcatgaatgctcaagcatgtatctaacttagagattgattttatttttatagatttactatttggcctatgttaaatgctcacataaataaaaataaatccGTTTAGCCAAtttaaatttattcaaattttagggtgttacaattctacccccttaagaaaatctcgtcctcgagattaggctgtgcttactcaaataactgcgGGTATGTCTTTCTCAAATCATCTtttctttcccaagttgcctctgcttccgaataccgattccactgaaccttgcacatcctAATTGTTCTGCTTCTCGTAACTTTCTCAGCCATATCCAAAATCTTAattggaaactcctcatatgtcAGATCATCTTTAACAGCAAGTtcctctaatggtatctgctcctcaggCACACAGCAAACACTTCTtaagttgagacacatggaacacatcatggacACCAGACAGGTTCTCATGGCAATTCTAACTGATAAACCACTTCTCCACACCTCTTCAAAACTTTAAATGGACCAACATACCATGGTGCTAGTTTACCTTTCATGTTGaaccttttcacacttctcataggtgatactTTTAAATAGACATAATCTCCTTCTTAAATACCAAGTCTCTTCTTCGATTATCTGCATAGCTCTTCTGACGGGTTTGTGCCACTCTTAggttctctctaatctttctcaCCTGCTCTTCAGCGTTTCTAAGCACATCTGGTCTAAACACTTGACTTTcacctgtttgattccaaaataagggtgttctacacttacgcccatacaaagcttcaaacggtgacatcttgagactctgttgatagctgttgttgtatgagaactctgcataagacaaactcttatcccaactagtaccatactgcaacgtataggctctcaacatgtcttctaagatttgattaatTCTCTCCGTTTGCCCATCTGTCTatggatgatatgctgtactaaaactTAACTTTGTTCCTAATGAATCATGCAACTTTTGCCAAAAGGTAGAAGTAAACCGAGTTCCTCTGTCAGACACAATCTtcttaggaactccatgtagacacactatcctctccatgtataactctgctaattTTGCTCCTGTATAAGTCGTCTTGACTAGGcaaaaagtgagcaactttagttaatcgatccacaattacccatatcgaatcataacctctctgagtacaTGGTAACCCCACtatgaaatccataccaacttcttcccacttcactcatggtatcttcataggttgcaaCTAATCCCTGCAGGTCagttgatgctcagctttcactctctgacaagtatcacataTAGCAACGTACTCAGCCACATCTATCTTTAatccataccaccagtactttTCTTTAAGATCtagatacatcttagtacttctaggatgaatagagtaagctgACTCATGTGCCTCCCGTAGAATTGCATCACAAATGGCTTTCACTTCAGGCACACAGattcttttcccaaaccatagagtcccattctcatctatgctgaagcctgGAGCTTTCCCAAGCGCTACATTACCTACTATCTCCCTTAGTTTCTCATCCTCCAACTGACCCTTATGTATCTCAAGCCCTAGTGTAGGTGTCACTTCTATCTCCATAGCATTATAAACAATACCAAGGTTCAAGTGCTGAAGCTCTTCACATAACTCCTCTAGCATAGGCGCCATCTCAAGCTCATTGGCATATCTCTtcctactaagtgcatcagccacaacatttgctttaccaggatgatagtgcacctctagatcataatccttgatcagttCCAACCAATGACGTTGTCTCAAGTTCAGATCCGTCtgagtgaatatgtacttcaaactcttatgatcggtaaagatatcactcttatgcccaattcagatagtgtctccatatttttaatgcatgaaccacagctgctaactccaaatcatgagtaggataattcaattcatgtttcctcagctgtctagatgcataagcaacaaccctaccttcttgcataagaacacatcccaaaccttgacgagatgcatcacaatagatagagaacttCTTACTTAGATCAGGCAAAATCAGCACTGGAGCTGTTGTCAACCGCTTCTCTAATTCCTCAAAACTAGCTTGGCACTTACTAGACCactcaaacttagcattcttctctaacagggcTGTCATGGGTTTAGCAAGCTtggagaaaccttcaatgaatcttCGATAATATCCAGCTAAACCAAGAAAGCTACAGATCTCACTTACATCAGGtaggtggcttccaattcagtacatccttCACATTGCCTAGAtccactgctataccaccattagAAACCACATgtccaagaaaagagacttctcttaaccagaattcacacttactatgcttagcatacagcttatgctctctaagcttctgcagcaccaatctcagatgttcagcatgatcatcttcagtcttagagaataccaatatatcatcgatgaatactaccacaaacttatcaagatacgccataaacaccttattcatcatatacataaagtaggcaggtgcattggtcaaaccaaacgaCATAACTGTATACTCATATAACCCATACCTTGTAGTAAAAGCTGTTTTTGGTATATCAGTATtccgaatcttcaactgatgataaccagaacgcagatcaatcttagaaaacacacaagcacctctcaactgatcaaacaagtcatcaattctaggcaacgggtacttattcttgatagttacctcattaagagatcgataatccacacacatacgctgtgttccatccttcttgtcaacaaagatcACAGGCACTCCCCAAGGTGATGCACTAGGTCATATGAACCCTTTATCTAACAACTCTttcaattgtttcttaagttcttctaattcgttaacccccattctatatggtttcttagctataggtgcagtaccaggtaataattcaattataaactcaatgtcatggtcaggtggcatacctggcaaatcttcggggaagacatctggaaattcCTCCACAACACGGTCCTGAGGATTAGCATCATCATCTAGTTGATTCACTGTAGCTGTTGGTGGTGGTTGCACTGTCACGCCAACACTGATTCGATCTCCCTTTGGTGTTGTCACTACCACAActctctcctgacactgaatcacagctcaggtgttctttcatccaatccatacctagaatcacatcgaTCCCAaaagttctcaacacaataggactGACTagtgaagtctaccccccttaaggtaaGACTTGCTGAAGGGCAACAATGTGCAGCTGGTATTGATCCCCTCGGTGAATTTACTAGCATTTGAGTCTTCATTGCAATTAAAGGTATGCTAtgtgttctaacaaatgcttgagaAATAAAAGTATGCGAAGCTCCTAGAGTCAAAAAGAACATTAGCGGGGATAGAGTTGATGTTGAACGTACCCATCATAACTTCTGGTGCTCCATCCACAGTCTCAGGCACCACATGGTTCACTCTTCCAGTGTTGTACACgggcttctggttgctattctgccTCTGAGGTGTCTGTTGATTCGGCTTCTGCGGGCAATGATTAGCATAATGTCCCACATCCCCACACTGAAAACACCTATTGGGAGTGCTAGGTGCACTGCTCTTCATCGGGGTGCTATTGGGCGTTCCCTAGCGTGGAGTCTGATTGCCCATTTGCTGCGGTGTATGCTAGTTCTAATTCTGCTATTGGTTCTGAGAGCGTTGTGGAAACTGACCACGGTTCCACTGACTGACTGGACCTTGATACCTCTGCTGATTATTATAGCGTGGGCGTGTGTTGCTTCAGGAGGCCTgtcccttcatctttctcttcctgtCCCTCTCCAATCGCATATTGTCAAGCACAATAGCGTGATTCACCAACTGCTGGaaattagcatatgtgttaccaGCCAATTGCAACCTAAGATCATAGTAAATTCCCTTGAGGAAGAGACATTGCTTATCTACATCCTCCCTCACGTCATTAGGAGCATAGCGagccaactgagcaaacttgtcgtgATACTCACTGACGGACATAGAACCCAtcctgagagatctgaattcctcttgcttgagctctatcaaaccATCTGGAATATGGTGTGCCTTGAAATCCCTCACAAATTCtagccaagtgatagcaggagcattgttgggacgagcAGACTGATATGACTCCCACCAAGTCTGAGCTGCTCCCTGAAGCTGTCCCGATGCATACAACACCTTTTATTGATCATCACACTGAGCAATGTTGAGTTGTTTCTCCACTGCGCGTAgacaatcatctgcctccaaggGGTCAACGGCATGAGAGAAAACTGGAGGATGTCCTTGCATGAATCCCCTCCGCTTGTCTCTtggtggtggaggtgctggtgcttCAATAGGTTGGTTCTGAAAGAACTGCATCATGGATTGCATAAACTGTCCTTGCATCGCCAACACCTCTGCTACGGTCATGGGTGGTGGAGCACCTCTCCCACGTCCTCTGTTTTCTCCACGGCCAGACATCTGCAATCCAACATGAAACATCACCAATATGTAAGAGATAGGCAATTCTGAAAATTTCTGGACGTGATGCAGAATCAGCAGGTCAGAAAAACTGCCATAACTCGAGTTCCAGATATCCAAATAAGATgatctttatatggttggaaagcttaagaaattatctacaactttcatttagaccacattTTTTGATTCTGAAGTTATGTTAATAAAAAACAGACCACAACAAAAACTGTCCTCAGATTCCAAACAGCACGGTAGTTCATATTGTGACAGTCATAACTCTCAGATACGAACAGATAAAAAGGTGATTCTTGTTTCATTGGAAAGATACGGAAGTCTATATCCTCCCAGTAAAATTTCATGACCATTGCTCGAACAGGTGAAAAGTTATAACCAAAATATCACTgactgctccagaaaacagcaagCAAGGAGACAGGATAGACCAACCCAAACCATTTATTATAGCACTTTTAACCTTAATATTTTTTAACTAAAGAactcgtggacatgcccacaaagttccagcactcgtcacaaagatccaaatcacacaTAAATCACAATAATAATCCAGCAAGCACACCAATAGTTCACAAACACTTTAAAGACTCGACTCAACTCACGATACTAAAAACGTGCCTATTACAATGGTTTCATAAACTTAAGGGGCGACGTTCTTCTTGGTGGAGGGCTCATCCAACTTCTCAAACAGCTTGGGACGGCCTAACTCGGCGTTAAGGCCATCGATCTCTTTCTGGTATTCTTTGATCATGTCTTGTGCATTCTTCAGCTCTCCTTTTAACGCTCCCACCCTATTTGTAAGTTCACGGTTTAACTCAACGGTGGCCTCAAGAGTCTTTGATCCTTTTTCCATGACCTCTATGGTCCAACTATTTTCCTTCGGAAGATAGCATGGGTAATACAAGAGTCCATCGTCCTTCTTATCTTCAGAGAGACGGCCACGGTAGTAGGCAAGTGCAATGGAAGCAGCATCCTCCATGCTTCTTTCCGCGATAGCTCGACTGACATGGTGAGTGACAACTGCATCTATCTTGTGAGTATTCGGGGTCTTGATCAGCAACCAAGTATCCCAAGATGAACCAATCAGAGGATGACTGTGCTCCATAGTGTGATACTCCAGAGTGGCTTGTAGGTCTGGATAATAGCACTCCAACATAATTGTCAGCAAGTCATGGtagaaggcattgtcatcaggcttCTTGATGCTTAACTTGTCAGTCCAACCTATACGAGGTAGTGGCTGgagtacttcatcttcatcatcattggtcAAGTCAATGGCCTCCACACGTGCTGGGGATTGAGCTATCGGAGTTGGCGAAGAATGgacctcttctccaacctcattctTCTAGTTCTTCCTCTGGATGTCCTCTCTAGGCTCCATTGGCTCA
The sequence above is drawn from the Miscanthus floridulus cultivar M001 chromosome 15, ASM1932011v1, whole genome shotgun sequence genome and encodes:
- the LOC136507504 gene encoding uncharacterized protein — encoded protein: MVMKFYWEDIDFRIFPMKQESPFYLFVSESYDCHNMNYRAVWNLRTVFVVMSGRGENRGRGRGAPPPMTVAEVLAMQGQFMQSMMQFFQNQPIEAPAPPPPRDKRRGFMQGHPPLQGAAQTWWESYQSARPNNAPAITWLEFVRDFKAHHIPDGLIELKQEEFRSLRMGSMSVSEYHDKFAQLARYAPNDVREDVDKQCLFLKGIYYDLRLQLAGNTYANFQQLKPNQQTPQRQNSNQKPVYNTGRVNHVVPETVDGAPEVMMGTFNINSIPANLKIRNTDIPKTAFTTRYGLYEYTVMSFGLTNAPAYFMYMMNKTDLNLRQRHWLELIKDYDLEVHYHPGKANVVADALSRKRYANELEMAPMLEELCEELQHLNLGIVYNAMEIEVTPTLGLEIHKGQLEDEKLREIVGNVALGKAPGFSIDENGTLWFGKRICVPEVKAICDAILREAHESAYSIHPRSTKMYLDLKEKYWWYGLKIDVAEYVAICDTCQRVKAEHQLTCRD